The Asticcacaulis sp. EMRT-3 region GCGATTGTGAAAAGCGCAGGGCGCTCAAAGTATAGCGCAGTTCCCAGTTGCGGTCGTCGGTGGTGACGACCGTGCCGGTACGCAGGCGTTTTTTCAGCGCGTCGCCGCTTTCGCCCGTAATACGCACGGCCGATTCATGCAGGGCCAGTTGCACCTCGGCAATCGGCGGAATGGGAATTTCGAGCGGCAGCACATCATCCATGACGTGATCATCGCGCAAATAGGCGTGGGCCAGCACATAGTCGCCGATGCTCTGTGATGGGCGCAAGCCGCCGCAATGGCCGATCATCAGCCAGACGTGCGGGCGCATCACGGCCAGATGGTCGGTGATGTTCTTGGCATTGGACGGGCCGACGCCGATATTGACCAGCGAAATGCCGCGCCGCCCCTCGGCCAGCAGGTGATAGGCCGGCATCTGGTGGCGTCGCCATGAAGACTTAGCGATCAGTTCCTCAGGATTGGGCGTGTCCTTGGTGATGGTGAAGTGGCCGCAGCACGACAGCGCCGTGTAGGGGCTATCGGCTTTGCGTAACTGTTCCAGCGCATAGGTGACGAACACATCGACATAGCGATGATAGTTGGTGAGCAGGATATAGCCTTGGGTATGTTCGGCGGGCGTGCCCGTATAGTGGTTGAGGCGGGCCAGCGAGAAATCGGTGCGCAGGCCATCGAAAAGCGCCAGCGGATGATGGCCCTGTTCATCGACGATATCGAGGCCATCGGCCACCTCATTACCGATCAGGGCCAGTTCGGTGGCCGGGAAATGCCGCGCCAGATCGAGCGCTGACACGCTATTGAGATCAAGCCCCGCCCCATCCAGCACGTAAGGGTAGGGGATTTCCTGATCGGACAGGCTGACCCTGACCTCGGCCCCGTAATCGCGGATCATCAGGTCGAGCTGTTCCTCGATATGGCTGCCGAAAATATCGGGCCGGGTAATCGAGGAGGCATAGGTGCCGGGGCGCGAGAAGCGGGCAAAGGCGCGATTGACCTGCGGGTGGCGGTTTTGCAGGATCAAGGCCTCGTCATCGG contains the following coding sequences:
- a CDS encoding AMP nucleosidase — translated: MNRPANTTDTTPLSAAEAVRQLKRLYTQAVTALQADLHAWLDKRILPSKELRAGGRYCYPRLTVVWHGQHDADDEALILQNRHPQVNRAFARFSRPGTYASSITRPDIFGSHIEEQLDLMIRDYGAEVRVSLSDQEIPYPYVLDGAGLDLNSVSALDLARHFPATELALIGNEVADGLDIVDEQGHHPLALFDGLRTDFSLARLNHYTGTPAEHTQGYILLTNYHRYVDVFVTYALEQLRKADSPYTALSCCGHFTITKDTPNPEELIAKSSWRRHQMPAYHLLAEGRRGISLVNIGVGPSNAKNITDHLAVMRPHVWLMIGHCGGLRPSQSIGDYVLAHAYLRDDHVMDDVLPLEIPIPPIAEVQLALHESAVRITGESGDALKKRLRTGTVVTTDDRNWELRYTLSALRFSQSRAVAIDMESATLAAQGYRFRVPYGTLLCVSDKPLHGELKLPGQANHFYERAIREHIDIGIETMNILRDFGPKLHSRKLRAFDEPPFR